In the Armatimonadota bacterium genome, GACAGCCGCTGAGGCCCTCGAAAACGCCAGCAGGGACGGCGGCTGAAACCAGCGTCCCTGCGACCTCTACGCCTGGTGGAGACGAGCGGACTCGAACCGCCGACCCCCTCGTTGCGAACGAGGTGCTCTCCCAGCTGAGCTACGTCCCCACGACCAGGCCCATTATACGAAGTGGCGCAACGCGGCGCAACGGGCGGGGCGCCACGCTGGCATCCTGCGCGCGTGTCATGCTGCGCGGTGGCGACATGCCTCCACCGGTGCCGTGCGCGGCCGCCGTGCCGTGCCCTAGCAGCACGCCCCGCGCGCATGCCCTGCGGTGTGCCCGGGGGTTGGTACTGACTCCTTGCCCCGCTCGTGAATCCGCGCCCGTGCCGTGCGGTGTGACGGCAGTATGCCCCCGCACGCCCTACAACCGGACAGAGACCGGCACGACCGGGTCGTCCAGCACCACGGTGGGCCGGCGCGCGAGGTAGAGCACCAGGTCCACCACGTCCTCGGGAGCCAGCAGCCGCGCAGGGTCGAACGCCGGGGTGGCGGCCCAGCGCATGGGCGTGTCCATCGGCCCGGGCGCCAGGCAGACCACGCGGATGCCCCGCGGGCGCACCTCCTGCGCCAGCGCGCGCGAGAACCCGATCACCGCGGCCTTGGCGGCTGCGTACACCGCGACGTCGGGCGCGCCGGTCAGTGCCACCCGCGAGGCGACGTTCACGATCAGGCCGGTGCCGGCGGCCAGCATCGGGCGCAGCGCTGCCCGGTTGGTGAGAAACACCGCCCGCGCGTTCATGGCGAGCACGTGCTCCCACTCGGCCAGCGTGACCTCGGGCAGCGGCTTGATCAACGCCGCGCCCGCACACACCAGCAACAGGTCCAGCCGCCCGGCGACGGCGAGCGCGGTCTCGACGATCCGCGCCGCCCCCGCCTCGTCGGCGGCGTCGGCGGCCACCGCCGTGGCCTGGCCCCCGGCGCGCTCGATCGCGGCTGCGACCTCCTGGACCTCGCTTCGCGTCCGGCTGGCCGCCACCACGTGCGCGCCCGCCGCCCCCAGCGCCAGGGCAGCGGCACGCCCCAGGCCGCGACCGGCGCCGGCGATGGCAACCCCCTGGCCCGTCAGCATCCCGCGCGTGCCCTCTGCCCTCTGGAGGGTCTCGTGCGGGTGCAGACCATGCGCAGTCTGACTCATCAGCACCCCGCGCCTCTCCTCTGCCATGCCGGAATAGTGCGCCACCCAACCGGTCCGGCCCTCTCGACGAGCTCGCCCCCGGCGGGGTGCGCGCCCGCGCGTCCTGCCGTTCGCCACCTGCCTCGTTGCGGCCGATCCCGCCCGCAGGTACCGTGAGAGTGAGCGATGCCCGACGATCCCAACCAGTACTCGTTGCCGTTCCGCGTACGCTACGAGGAGTGCGGGCCCGGCGGCGCGCTGCGGGCGGCAGTCTGCCTGCGGTACGTCCAGGAGCTGGCCTTCGCCCACTCGGCGGCCCTGGGCTTTCCGCTGGCCTGGTACGAGACCCACCGACGGTTCTGGCTCGTGCGGCGTGTGCAGCTGGTGGTCGAGGCACCGGCGGGCTACGGGGAGGACCTGATTGCCACGACCCAGGTGCTGGGGATGCGCCGGGTGCTCGCGCGGCGGCGGAACACGATCCGCCGTGCGGCCGACGGCGCGCCCGTGGCCACTGTGGTCATGGACTGGATCTTCACCGCCGATGGCAGTGCGCCGGTGCGTGTGGCTGCGCCCCTCGTTGCGGCGTTCCCGGCGCTGGGCCGGACCATCACCGCGACGCCGTTGCCCGAGCCCGCGGTCCCTGCGGGCGCGCAGTGGACCGCACGCCGCATCCGGCTGGGCGACCTGGACGCGATGGGCCATGCCAACAACGCGGTCTACGTCGACCTGCTGGACGACGCCCTCTGGCGGGCAGGGGCCGGCGCCGTACTGCAACAGTACCCGCGCACCTACGAGTTGCAGTTCCACGTGGCGGCGCGGGCCGACGAGGCGTTGCGCGAGGCGCTCTGGGAAGACGCCGACGGCTGGCACTACCGGCTGGAAGCGGTTGCCGGCGGCCTGCGGGCCCACGGCCGCCTGCGCGTGGGGAGTCCGTAGGTGGCGAACGGGCTCCGGATTGACTCTCCCACGGCCGCCTGGGCGCGAGTGGCCCGCCGCCGCCAGTGTCGCCGCGCGCGGGTTACGGCCACGGCCGCCTGCGCGCAGGCGGCCCCTTGACCGGCCGCGTGTCCGCTACAGGCCGAGCAGACGGACCGCGTTCCCGCCCAGGATCGCCGCCCGCTCCGCCTCGCCGACCGGCAGGGCGCGCAGACTCTCGAGCATCTGCGGGATGCTGCCGATCTGGTGCGGGTAGTCGCTGCCCGCGAGCAGGCGGTCGGTGCCGGCGAACTGCACCGCCAGCGCCAGCGCCCGCGGGTCGAAGTTGACCGTGTCGTAGTAGAAGTGTGCGCGCAGGTAGTCGCTGGGGGGCCGGGAGATGTGCGCCCGGCACTCGCGGAACGCGCGGTACCCGCGGTCGAGGCGCTCGGCCAGGTAGGGGATAGCGCCTCCCAGGTGGCTGGCCACCCACCGGACGCGCGGGAAGCGCGCGAGCACGCCGGCGAAGACCAGGTGTGCCGCCGCCAGCGTGGTGTCGAAGGGGAATCCCACCAGGGGCGCGAGCCAGTAGGCGGTCATGGCCTCGACGCCGACCGGCGCCGCGGGGTGGATGTACAGGACGGCGCCATGCGCATCGGCCACCTCGTAGATCGGCCAGAAGCGCGCGTCGGCCAGGGGCACGCCGTTGACGTTCGCGAAGAGCATCGCGCCCGGGAAGCCCAGGTGCGTCAGGCAGCGCTCCAGCTCGCGGGCGGCGGCGTCTGGTGCGTTCAGCGGCAGGGTCGCCAGCGCGCTGAAGCGGTGCCGGCGCGCGGTGGTGATCTCGGCGAACGCGTCGTTGACGAGCGCCGCCAGGGCGACCGCCCGGGGTGGATCCTCGACGTGCGTGCCCGGTGTGGTCAGCGTCAGCACCTGCCGATCGACGCCGTGCTGTGCCAGCACCTCCTCGCGGTAGACGATGTCCCGGTGGCCCCGCACGGCCACGTTGTAGTCCCCAGGGTAGTGGAGGCACGGGTTGCCCGCACCGTCCACCGTGACGCGCACGGCACCCGGACGGACCATCAGCGCATCGAGGTAGGCCGGCGGGTAGAAGTGGTTGTGGACGTCGACGACCGGCATGGATGCCCTCCACAGGCCCCGGGCGCGGCCCCGAGGCCAGCATAACCTCTCCACGGAGCAGTTCCCCAAAGGAACAGCTTCCGCAGGGAGCCATTCCCGCAGGGAGCCATTCCCGCAGGGAGCCATTCCCGCAGGGAGCCGTCCCCCAGGGAGCAGTTTCCACGACGGCGGCTTGATGCCTCCGGCCCGCAGGGCAGCCGGTCGGCGGCAAACCACGCGCGCCGGGGCGGCGATGGCGCCGCACGGCGGGCGGACACCGGCACGGCGCGCTGTGCCCTGCAGGAATCCAGATGGCGAGGCGTAACTGCCCTTGCATGTCCACATTGGGGGGATGAAGGATGCTGGCGGGGGTCGAGCGCGGCTGTCTGGTACTGACCGACATCACCGGGTATACCGAGTACCTCACCGGCACCGAACTCGCTCACGCCCAGGACGTGTTGGCCGACCTCATGAGCACGATCGTGAACGCCCTCCGACCGCCCCTGCGCCTGGCCAAGCTCGAGGGCGACGCGGCGTTCGCCTACACTCCCGCGGGTCGGCTCGACGGCCCGACGATGTTGGACCTCGTGGAGCACTGCTACTTTCGCTTTCGCCGTCGTCTCCGCGACATCCGTCAGGCCACGACCTGTCAGTGCAACGCCTGCCGCCAGATGCCGCTGCTGGACCTGAAAGTCTTTGTCCACGACGGCGAGTTCGTGCGGCACCGGGTGGCCGGCCGGGAAGAGCTCGCCGGCGCTGACGTGATCCTGCTCCACCGCCTGCTGAAGAACACCGTCGCCGAGGTGCTGAGCCTGCAGGGCTACGCGCTGTTCACCGAGGCGTGCGTGCGGACCATGGAGGTCGACCCTGCGGCGGCGGGCATGCGCGAGCACGTGGAGACCTACGAGCACCTCGGCCCCGTGCGGACGTTCGTCCACGACCTCCACGCGCGCTGGGCCGAGGAGCAGGAGCGCCGGCGGGTCTACATCGGGACAGGCCGGGCCGACGTCGAGCTGCCGTTCGACCTGCCGGCGGCACCGCCGGTGGCCTGGGACTACCTGACCTCTCCCAGCAAGCGCATCCGCTACCAGCCCGACACCGACCGCCTCGACCAGCAGAATCCCCGCGGGCGCCGCGGGCCGGGTACCACGAATCACTGTGCCCACGGCCACCAGGTCATCGTCGAGGAGATCCTCGACTGGCGCCCCTTTGACTACTTCACGATCCGCTTTGCGGTGATGGACGTCCCGCTGGAGGAGACCGTGGAGTTGACGCCCCTGGGGGACGGCACCCGGGTGACCCTGCGGACCCGGGGGCCGCGGGGGAAGAGCGCCCGCCAGGTCTGGGCATCGATGCAGGAGCAGTACGCGGAGTTCATGAGCAGGGTCTACGCGCAGCTGGCAGCGGTCCTGCGCGAGGATGCCGCAGCGCAGGCCAGGGCGTCTGGAGTCGATCAGTAACCAGCGCGCTGGCCCGGGTGGCCGGCCAACGGAAGGCGGGCGCGTCAGGTGACCGCCCGGTCCACACGCCCGGGCGATTGCAGCCCGAACTCTTCCGGCAATAGTCTAGCCCGGAGACGCCAAAAGCCAGTGGTCTTGCAACCCGGGCGCCCGGGCGAGAGCCCGCCTGCGCGCGTCCCTGCGAGCGTTACTGGCTCCGACCTGTCGCGTTGACGCAGGTCGTTCCGCCGCCCGCGAGCCTGTTATTGCCGGCCCCGGGAGCCGGCCGAACGGAGCGCTGACTTGATCGCGGCGCCGCAGTTCGTGCAGTGCAGGCTGGCCGAGCGCAGGAGAATCCCGCAGCGGGGGCACTCGGTCACGACCGGCGCCCCACACTGCGGGCACTCCCGGGGTGCCGCCCGGAGATCCTCGAGCGGCGCAGCGTACGTGCATTCGACTCTCGTACAGATCGCATAAACCGCTCGCGAGGACGCTTGGCGCCTCCACTCTTGTTCGCCCTCTGGCTCCACGGCTCTTCACCCGCCCGTCTCCGGCCCAAGACTGGGTCCTAGTGAAGTATATACTGACCTCACCAGGCAGGAATAGCGTAACTATACGAAGAAACCCGATCCTGGAGCCCCGAGCTACAACCCCATACCAGCGAGGAGGGCAAACCATGAAGGGAACCCTGCGTCTCGTCGCGGCGGCGATCGCCGCTGCGTTGTTGGTGCTTGGCACGACTGCGGTCGGCACCACCACGAACCCGGCTCCGGTAATGAAGGTGGCCGACGGGGACATGGGGGGCGGCCTGTAGGGTCGACCCGCTGGCAGGGGGCAGAGGGATCAAGGCCAACCCACCCAAACCGATGCCTGGCAAGGTATCATGAGGGGCTCTCTTGCCGGTTGCCTCACTCGGGCGGGGTGTGGTAAATTCAGTACACCATGGCTAAACCATCTTCTGCCCCCTCCATTTCCCGTAAGGGTGGGTGGCCGTACCGTTTCGGTCAGCGCCTGCGGGCTGCGCGTCATCGCGCCGGTCTGAGCCAGGAGCAGCTGGCCGCCCCAGACCTGACCAAGGGCTTCGTTAGCCTCCTCGAGAGCGGACGGTCCTACCCCTCGGTCGAAACGTTGCTGGCGTTCGCCCGGCGGATGCGAACCTCCGTGGGCGCGCTGCTGTTCGACGTCGACGACCTGCGCATCGAGACAGCGTACAACCTGCTGCACCTGGCGTGGGTCTCGGACTACGAATCGCGAAGCGCGGATATCCTCCATCTCGTTGCCGCTGCGGAGCTAGTCGCGCCGGATCTGCCGGCGGACCTACGCGTGCGAGCGCACCTGGTGCGGGCGCGCGTGGCCGTGGCGGCCGGACGGCTCGAGGAGGCGGCCGAACATGCGGCGCGGGCCGTGGCCCTCGCAGAGGAGCGTGGCCTGCAGGGATCGCTGGGCGCGGCCCTGGCTGTGCGCGGCGCGATAGAGGAGCGGCAAGGCGACTACGTGCGGGCGCTCAGGACGCAGGAATCCGCCATTAACGCGTTGCGCCGCGCAAAGACCCTGGAGTCGGAAGAGGGCGTCTGGGCGCTCCTCTCGCTTGGCGTCGCCCGCTGGCGCATGGGCGATCTCGATGCGTCAGAGGCAGCCAACCGGCAGGCGCTGGCCATTGCCACCAGGCTGGACCTGCCCAGGCTGCGCGGCCGCGCGCTGAACAACCTCGGGCTGCTGGCGTGGAACCGGGGCGAGCTCGACCGCGCCGTCGAGCTGTACAGCCAAGCCTATGCCGTGCTGGAGACGACCGAGGACCTGTTCGAGATCGGCCGGGTCCTGAACAACCTGGGGCTCGTGCGGCGCATCCAGGGGCTCTACGACGAGGCGCTGGCGGTGCTCACCAAGGCCCTGCGCATTCGCGAGCGCCAGGGTGACCTGCGCGGCCTCGCGGCGACTCGCGACGAGCTCGCGCGGGTGTACCTGGCCCTCGGCCAGCTCGAGCAGGCCGCCGAGGCAGCGGAACGCGCTCTGGGCGATGCCCGCGCCGTGGGCGACCGCGGTCGAGAGGCCGTGACGCTGGTGACGCTGGGCAGGGTGCGGCGGGCGCAGCAACGGCCGGACGAGGCGGCACATATCCTGCGTACGGCCCTCGCGCTGCTGCTCGACCTGCAGATGGTCCCGGAGGCCGCCGCGGCTGCCACGGAACTCGGGCTCCTGCTCAAGGAAACCGGGCAGACCGCAGAGGCCGCCGAGGTCCTGGCGCACGCGGTCAGGCTCGGTGGTGCCACGCCCGTATCGACGCGAGGCGTCGGGGGACTGGACGGGGCGGCGCTCGCCCGACACGACTTGTAGACGGGCGTCGCGACGCCGCGGTCGTCGCGGCCGTCCGCGCAGTGGGCTCTCCGGACCACCCGTCCCGCCAACCCGGTAACCGCGACCTGGAGGCCGCCTGGGCCTACCACAACGCCACGAAGCACACCTATCACAGCGTGCGCGTGGGTCCCCGCGGCCTGGACTGGGACAACCAGCCCATCCCCTACAAGATCTACACCACGCTCGAGCCCCTACCGCTGCCGCGCGACCTCCCGCTGCCGCACACGCCCGCTCTCGAAGCGATCGCCTCTCGCCTCCCCGATGCCGGCATGCCCGGGGCGTCCGTCCCCGACCTGCCGACGCTGGCGAGCGTGCTGTTCCTGTCGGCGGGCATCACCCGGCGGCTGCGGCTACCCGACGGCAGTACCATGCCGTTCCGCGCTGCCGCCTGCACCGGCGCGTTGTACCACATCGAGCTCTACGTCGTCTGCGGCGACCTGCCCGGCCTGGCCGCGGGCGTCTACCATTTCAGCGTCCATGACTTCGCCCTGCGTCGGCTCCGGGCAGGTGACTGGCGCCCGACGCTTGTGGCGGCCACGGCGCAGGAGCCCGCCATCGCCAGGGCGCCCGCGATCGTCGTGTGCACGACCACCTTCTGGCGGAACGCGTGGAAGTACCGGGACCGCGCGTACCGCCACGCGTTCTGGGACTGCGGGACGATTCTCGCCAACCTGCTGGCGGTGGCCGCTGGCGCCGGGCTGCCGGCGCGGGTGGTGTGCGGCTTCGTCGACGGCGACGTCAACCGCCTGCTCGACCTGGACACCCACCGGGAGGTGGCCATCGTGCTGGTGGCCCTGGGCCGGGAGAGCGCGCCGCCGGGCGTGCGCGCCACCACCGGGGATGCCGACGGGCTACCACCCCCACCACCGCTTGGCCTGCCGACGGCGCCCCTCTCCGCACGCGAGGTGGACTATCCGGCGATCCGCGCGATGCACGCGGCCTCGTCGCTGACCGCAGCAGAGGAGGTGCGCGCGTGGCGCGGGACGCCGCCGGCTGCCTCCCCGCCGCCGACGGGCCCGCTGGTGCCGCTTCGCCCGCTGCCCGCGGACGCATGGCCGCAGGACAGCATCACGCGGGTCATCCGCCGGCGCGGCTCGAGTCGCCGTTTCCAGCGGGCGGCGATCACGTTCGCGGAGCTGTCCACCGTATTGGAACGCGCCACCGGCGGCGTCCCGGCCGACTTCCTCGAGCCTGCCGACGGTACCCCGACGCTGGTGGACGTGTACCTCATCGCGCACGCTGTCGATGGCCTGTCCCCGGGGGCCTACGTGCTGCACCGCCAACGGCACGCCCTCGAACTGCTCCGGCCCGGCGCGTTCCGGCGCCAGGCCGGCTACCTGGCCCTCGAGCAACCCCTGGCCGCCGACGCCAGCGTCAACGTCTACTGCCTGGCCGACCTCTCGCCGATCCTGGCACGCTTTGGCAACCGTGGGTACCGGGCGGCCCAGCTCGAGGCAGGGATCACCGGCGGCAGGATCTACCTCGCCGCGTACGCGCTGGGGCTGGGCGCTACCGGGCTGACGTTCTACGACGACGACGTCACCGCGTTTTTCTCGCCGCACGCGGCAGGCAAGAGCGTCCTGTTCCTCACCGCCGTGGGACATCCAGTCCGGCGCGCTCGCTGATCCTCAAAGCGACGGCGCTCGTCCAACGCGTCGGTGGCGCCCGGAGTCGGCCGCCCTTCGAAAGGCGCGGGCATGCCCAGCAGGGTCAGGCCGCAGGCCGTCAGGGCTGGTCGGAGGGCTCGGTGCCGAGCGGCGCCGGCTGCCCGGGCCACGTGGCGCGCGGGTCGGGCAGGGGGGCGAGCAGACGCTCCAGCGTCGGCCGCAGCGGCTCCAGCCGCGGCGGCAACGACAGACGCACACCGAGACGGTCGGGCGACTCGTCGACCGTGAACCCCGGGCCGCGCGTGGCGATCTCGAACAGCACACCGCTGGGCTCGCGGAAGTAGATCGAGCGGAAGTAGTAGCGGTCGATGACCGGCGTTGGCTGTCCGCCGGCCTCGCGCACGCGGCGCCCCCAGGCCGCGTGCTCCTCGTCCAGCGCGCACCAGGCCACGTGGTGCACGGTCCCCGCGCCGCTCCTGCCCGGACGCGCCATCCGATCATAGACGTAGAACGCCCCGCGCAGCGCGCCCCGCACCTCGAAGCCGCCCTGGGGGCGTAGCGTGAACCCGAGCCGCTCCAGGAACCGCTGGCTTCCGTCGGGGTCGGCCGCGTAGGCTCGTACACCGGCGAACCCCCGCAGCGCCACGGCCGCGGGCACCTCGGGGTGCACGGCCACCAGCGGTGCGTCGTTGGTGTCGTCGAGCACCAGCTCGTGCTCCAGCCCCTCGGGGTCGGCAAACCGCAGCGTCTCCTCGTCGCGCTCGGCCGCCAGGCCCTCGCGGGTCACCCGGTGCTCCCAGAAGTCGAGGGCCTTCCGCGAGGCCACGCGCCAGACAATGCGGTGCACCATGCCGGCCCCGGCGACACCCCGCGCCACGCCGGGATACTCGAAGAACGTCAGGTCGGCGCCGGGGTGGCCGTGCTCGTCGCCGTAGAACAGGTGGTACGCCGTGGGGTCGTCCTGGTTCACCGACTTCTTCAGGAGCCGCAGGCCAAGCACCCGCGTGTAGAAGTCGAGGTTGCG is a window encoding:
- a CDS encoding SDR family NAD(P)-dependent oxidoreductase, translating into MSQTAHGLHPHETLQRAEGTRGMLTGQGVAIAGAGRGLGRAAALALGAAGAHVVAASRTRSEVQEVAAAIERAGGQATAVAADAADEAGAARIVETALAVAGRLDLLLVCAGAALIKPLPEVTLAEWEHVLAMNARAVFLTNRAALRPMLAAGTGLIVNVASRVALTGAPDVAVYAAAKAAVIGFSRALAQEVRPRGIRVVCLAPGPMDTPMRWAATPAFDPARLLAPEDVVDLVLYLARRPTVVLDDPVVPVSVRL
- a CDS encoding acyl-[acyl-carrier-protein] thioesterase yields the protein MPDDPNQYSLPFRVRYEECGPGGALRAAVCLRYVQELAFAHSAALGFPLAWYETHRRFWLVRRVQLVVEAPAGYGEDLIATTQVLGMRRVLARRRNTIRRAADGAPVATVVMDWIFTADGSAPVRVAAPLVAAFPALGRTITATPLPEPAVPAGAQWTARRIRLGDLDAMGHANNAVYVDLLDDALWRAGAGAVLQQYPRTYELQFHVAARADEALREALWEDADGWHYRLEAVAGGLRAHGRLRVGSP
- a CDS encoding amidohydrolase family protein, translating into MPVVDVHNHFYPPAYLDALMVRPGAVRVTVDGAGNPCLHYPGDYNVAVRGHRDIVYREEVLAQHGVDRQVLTLTTPGTHVEDPPRAVALAALVNDAFAEITTARRHRFSALATLPLNAPDAAARELERCLTHLGFPGAMLFANVNGVPLADARFWPIYEVADAHGAVLYIHPAAPVGVEAMTAYWLAPLVGFPFDTTLAAAHLVFAGVLARFPRVRWVASHLGGAIPYLAERLDRGYRAFRECRAHISRPPSDYLRAHFYYDTVNFDPRALALAVQFAGTDRLLAGSDYPHQIGSIPQMLESLRALPVGEAERAAILGGNAVRLLGL
- a CDS encoding DUF2652 domain-containing protein, with product MLAGVERGCLVLTDITGYTEYLTGTELAHAQDVLADLMSTIVNALRPPLRLAKLEGDAAFAYTPAGRLDGPTMLDLVEHCYFRFRRRLRDIRQATTCQCNACRQMPLLDLKVFVHDGEFVRHRVAGREELAGADVILLHRLLKNTVAEVLSLQGYALFTEACVRTMEVDPAAAGMREHVETYEHLGPVRTFVHDLHARWAEEQERRRVYIGTGRADVELPFDLPAAPPVAWDYLTSPSKRIRYQPDTDRLDQQNPRGRRGPGTTNHCAHGHQVIVEEILDWRPFDYFTIRFAVMDVPLEETVELTPLGDGTRVTLRTRGPRGKSARQVWASMQEQYAEFMSRVYAQLAAVLREDAAAQARASGVDQ
- a CDS encoding tetratricopeptide repeat protein, whose protein sequence is MGALLFDVDDLRIETAYNLLHLAWVSDYESRSADILHLVAAAELVAPDLPADLRVRAHLVRARVAVAAGRLEEAAEHAARAVALAEERGLQGSLGAALAVRGAIEERQGDYVRALRTQESAINALRRAKTLESEEGVWALLSLGVARWRMGDLDASEAANRQALAIATRLDLPRLRGRALNNLGLLAWNRGELDRAVELYSQAYAVLETTEDLFEIGRVLNNLGLVRRIQGLYDEALAVLTKALRIRERQGDLRGLAATRDELARVYLALGQLEQAAEAAERALGDARAVGDRGREAVTLVTLGRVRRAQQRPDEAAHILRTALALLLDLQMVPEAAAAATELGLLLKETGQTAEAAEVLAHAVRLGGATPVSTRGVGGLDGAALARHDL
- a CDS encoding SagB/ThcOx family dehydrogenase; the encoded protein is MGSPDHPSRQPGNRDLEAAWAYHNATKHTYHSVRVGPRGLDWDNQPIPYKIYTTLEPLPLPRDLPLPHTPALEAIASRLPDAGMPGASVPDLPTLASVLFLSAGITRRLRLPDGSTMPFRAAACTGALYHIELYVVCGDLPGLAAGVYHFSVHDFALRRLRAGDWRPTLVAATAQEPAIARAPAIVVCTTTFWRNAWKYRDRAYRHAFWDCGTILANLLAVAAGAGLPARVVCGFVDGDVNRLLDLDTHREVAIVLVALGRESAPPGVRATTGDADGLPPPPPLGLPTAPLSAREVDYPAIRAMHAASSLTAAEEVRAWRGTPPAASPPPTGPLVPLRPLPADAWPQDSITRVIRRRGSSRRFQRAAITFAELSTVLERATGGVPADFLEPADGTPTLVDVYLIAHAVDGLSPGAYVLHRQRHALELLRPGAFRRQAGYLALEQPLAADASVNVYCLADLSPILARFGNRGYRAAQLEAGITGGRIYLAAYALGLGATGLTFYDDDVTAFFSPHAAGKSVLFLTAVGHPVRRAR
- a CDS encoding VOC family protein, whose amino-acid sequence is MTLHGLHHVTAITADARRNLDFYTRVLGLRLLKKSVNQDDPTAYHLFYGDEHGHPGADLTFFEYPGVARGVAGAGMVHRIVWRVASRKALDFWEHRVTREGLAAERDEETLRFADPEGLEHELVLDDTNDAPLVAVHPEVPAAVALRGFAGVRAYAADPDGSQRFLERLGFTLRPQGGFEVRGALRGAFYVYDRMARPGRSGAGTVHHVAWCALDEEHAAWGRRVREAGGQPTPVIDRYYFRSIYFREPSGVLFEIATRGPGFTVDESPDRLGVRLSLPPRLEPLRPTLERLLAPLPDPRATWPGQPAPLGTEPSDQP